One stretch of Cyclopterus lumpus isolate fCycLum1 chromosome 10, fCycLum1.pri, whole genome shotgun sequence DNA includes these proteins:
- the mrpl18 gene encoding 39S ribosomal protein L18, mitochondrial gives MASCLRLLFRQIRRPIVATNQTARCLSQAASQPEPCSEENEAVNPTFVNRNPRNLEQLALAVKDRGWKTTWPHREFYHRLEFSRTQHHVTAHVFSSSSPVPVLSCSTKEWALKKELASTRCVAACQAVGEVLAQRCQQAGITRMVYRAIPWTYRSDAVQSFRAAMKEGGITLSEPRRKYIGT, from the exons ATGGCTTCCTGTTTACGGCTGCTGTTTAGGCAAATTCGACGTCCAATTGTGGCTACAAATCAGACGG CTCGGTGTCTGAGTCAGGCAGCCTCTCAGCCGGAGCCCTGCTCGGAGGAAAACGAAGCCGTGAACCCGACCTTTGTGAACAGAAACCCCCGGAACTTGGAGCAGCTGGCTCTGGCTGTGAAGGACCGGGGCTGGAAGACGACCTGGCCACACCGGGAGTTCTACCACAg GTTGGAGTTTTCTCGCACCCAGCATCATGTGACGGCACACGTGTTCTCCAGCAGCTCTCCTGTCCCAGTGCTTTCCTGCTCCACCAAGGAGTGGGCGCTGAAGAAGGAGCTGGCTTCCACAAGATGCGTGGCAGCATGTCAGGCTGTGGGCGAGGTGCTGGCTCAACGATGCCAGCAGGCTGGCATCACCAGGATGGTGTACAGGGCGATTCCCTGGACGTACCGCTCTGACGCT GTACAGTCATTCAGGGCGGCAATGAAAGAGGGAGGAATCACCCTTAGTGAACCCAGAAGAAAATACATTGGCACCTGA
- the si:ch211-203d1.3 gene encoding protein phosphatase Slingshot homolog 3 translates to MALLTLHRLPSISTSPDETLQRRGRLQKRESFALVKGAVLLLEEGERVSLDEGTCPTPPSPLKEDGEAPDTRRRHLHAMVEQLRPDDTIKLAVQLESVSSVRVRYLIVISTLGNKQESILLGMDFPNPESDQCTIGLVLPIWSDTQVYLDGDGGFSVTTAEEIRIFKPVSMQTMWSVLQVLHGCCERAVNAAVIPGNGLEWAQHYHQQTESDRLCLNEWEALNDLESVRRDSYGDGSEERISNEGLIKVHLRDIMRTEDLENLTSKMVHSALETRIGFDMRPFKEYIDNEILVTMAQMDKPSKIFDYLYLGSEWNAANIEELQKNNVGYILNVTREIDNFFPESFTYMNIRLYDVEASDLLPHWTDTYKFINTARKRGQAVLVHCKMGVSRSASTVIAYAMKHLHWQLDMALTYVRDCRSIIKPNEGFTKQLQTYNGILNASQQRHSTLWRRKSRDQRQKSLCKGGGEERKSEEEEEEEEDYELGDDDDDDVDSPDEKDSDSPDEKDDPGEDIQVFEEPTNQVPGQTGSPVITINEPSMVAPSVNRSGRMNLFSLMQSISDEDKGREQLHGSPRRSPVQRMCSQGRRGLIHQRACVDVSPEPRSLRDASQSKP, encoded by the exons GATGAAACCCTCCAAAGAAGAGGGAGACTTCAGAAAAG GGAGAGCTTTGCCCTGGTGAAGGGGGCAGTCCTTCTGCTGGAGGAGGGCGAGAGGGTGAGCCTTGATGAGGGGACTTGTCCcactccaccttctcctctaaAGGAAGACGGTGAAGCTCCAGACACAAGGCGCAGACACCTTCACGCCATGGTTGAACAGCTCCGACCAGACGATACCATTAAGCTG GCGGTGCAGTTGGAGTCCGTCAGCTCGGTCAGAGTCAGGTATCTGATCGTTATCTCCACCCTCGGCAACAAACAAGAGAGCATCCTGCTGGGCATGGATTTCCCCAACCCAGAGAG CGATCAGTGCACCATTGGCCTGGTTCTGCCAATATGGAGCGACACACAGGTGTATCTGGATGGAGAcgg CGGTTTTAGCGTGACCACAGCTGAAGAGATCCGAATCTTTAAGCCCGTTTCCATGCAGACCATGTG GTCAGTGCTGCAGGTTTTGCATGGGTGCTGTGAGAGGGCGGTCAATGCAGCGGTGATCCCAGGCAATGGCCTGGAGTGGGCCCAACACTACCACCAGCAGACCGAGTCAGACCGCCTCTGCCTAAACGAGTGGGAGGCCCTAAACGACTTGGAGTCGGTCCGCAGGGACAGTTATGGAGATGG TTCAGAAGAGAGAATTTCAAATGAGGGGCTGATCAAAGTGCACCTGAGAGACATCATGAGGACTGAAGACCTGGAAAACCTCACATCTAAAATG GTGCACTCTGCTTTAGAGACCAGGATAGGCTTCGACATGAGACCCTTTAAGGAGTACATTGACAATGAGATCCTGGTCACCATGGCTCAGATGGACAAACCCTCCAAAATATTTGACTACCTTTACCTG GGCTCTGAGTGGAACGCAGCTAACATTGAGGAGCTGCAGAAAAACAA TGTGGGCTATATTCTGAATGTGACGAGGGAGATTGACAACTTTTTCCCAGAGTCCTTCACTTATATGAACATCAGATTATACGATGTGGAAGCCAGCGACCTTCTCCCTCACTGGACAGACACATACAAGTTCATCAACACTGCCAG GAAGCGTGGACAGGCTGTGTTGGTGCACTGTAAGATGGGCGTTTCTCGCTCTGCTTCCACGGTGATTGCCTACGCCATGAAGCATCTGCACTGGCAACTGGATATGGCGTTGACCTACGTCAGGGATTGCCGCTCCATCATCAAGCCAAATGAAGGCTTCACGAAACAGCTGCAAACCTACAACGGCATCCTAAATGCGAG CCAGCAGCGTCACAGCACCCTCTGGAGGCGAAAGTCGAGAGACCAAAGACAAAAGTCATTATgcaaggggggaggggaggaaaggaagtcagaagaggaagaggaagaggaggaggactatGAGctgggtgatgatgatgatgatgatgtagatAGTCCAGATGAAAAAGATTCAGATAGCCCAGATGAAAAAGATGATCCAGGGGAGGACATTCAG GTGTTTGAAGAGCCAACCAACCAGGTACCCGGGCAGACAGGATCACCTGTTATCACGATAAATGAACCGAGCATG GTTGCTCCGAGCGTCAATCGCAGTGGCAGGATGAACCTCTTTTCCCTCATGCAGTCCATCAGTGATGAGGATAAAGGACGTGAACAG CTGCATGGCAGTCCGAGGCGGTCTCCAGTGCAGCGGATGTGTAGCCAAGGGCGCCGGGGGCTGATTCACCAGAGAGCATGTGTGGATGTTTCACCTGAACCACGAAGCCTGAGGGACGCCAGTCAGAGCAAACCCTAA